The following DNA comes from Microbacterium foliorum.
CCGTGCTCGGCGCGGTGCTCGCCGTGGGGGTCACCTTCCTCTGGTGACCTGGTGCCGCGCCGCCCGATCTGCCAGGTCGTCGGGTGAGGACGGCGGGGCCGCCCGATCTGCCCGGTCGTTGGGCGAGGACGGCGGGGCCGCCAGACCCGGTCGTTGAGCGAGGACGGCGGAGCCGCCCGAGACGAAACGTCGCCACTGCACCGGAGGCCCCGGCTCAGAGTCCGAGCTTCTCCGCGCAGGCGACGCAGTGCGTGGCGAAGGGGCGAACCTCGAGCCGTGCTTCTGGAATCGGTCGGCCGCAGTTCGCGCACATGCCGTAAGTGCCGGCATCCAGGCGAGCGATCGCATCATCGACCTGCCGGAGTTCGGATGCCGCCGCCTCGGCGAGCCCGGTCAGCCGTGACCACTCCGACGAGAGTGTGACGCCCTCGGGGTCG
Coding sequences within:
- a CDS encoding TraR/DksA family transcriptional regulator, yielding MTPDARARLEQLRTRAAERVAATGATLAELMHDREGSNDDDEHDPEGVTLSSEWSRLTGLAEAAASELRQVDDAIARLDAGTYGMCANCGRPIPEARLEVRPFATHCVACAEKLGL